The Ananas comosus cultivar F153 linkage group 20, ASM154086v1, whole genome shotgun sequence region TTGAATATGAATGTGAACCGTAAATTATATTGTATCTTATTTACGCTAATTCtagttcatatttatatatagatattagtatatattattatctaaataatatcaGAATATAAATTCGATTCAAATCTGAATCTAAATCCGAATCCATTTTTAACGAATATAATAATGACTATTTAGAATCTGACACATTTCTGCATGATGAATGCGTATCCAAAGCAAAATATGACTGCCAATAAGCCTTTGTTCAACATCGAGCCGTATTCGACTGTTTTTCACCTCTAGTCCCAGATCATGAGCATGTTGGACCAAATCTTCAGTTGGTACTAGACAGCATATTAATGCGTTATTAGTGTCTTAATGCTATTATAACCTGTCATAAATATTGGCTTCATATTCATTGTCTCACATATAATGaatcttatatatatgatatgataAACAACCAAAACAAGAACTTAACATTTGGAgccctctaaaaaatttaacaactAGTAGACATCTTGCACTAATTATAATAATCTATTCCTATTCTATTAGGAATATTGAACTTTTTATGTAAGAGCCCGGCCCCCTCGGCTACAGGCCATTGTGAAATATGTATACGTCtccttatcattatttttttcaatcaacatttgttaaattttcatttttcttttctaactaTCAATTGATCCGTCTTTTGGGATCGAGTGAATTCAATTACCTAAATcagaaaattttatcaaatttaataattaattttgctatgtagtaaaaaaaattaaaaacaattaGCGACTAGCCAGCTGATAACTAACAATAATTAATGTCtcgataaataaatttatattatctaatagaaaagaaaaattctattTGTACATTCCAAACAAAtgggtgtaaattttacaccctCTATTCTAGAAtggataaaaattcaaataattcttagtaaagttaaaaaaaaatttattttacagatagaaaattaataatttttgaataaagtGGATGTAAGATATATactctattttgaaatatatcagtaccctctctcgcccttctttttttttttttttatatactctAATTGAgaatttacttttgttttttcaaaagagaaaaatattaaaaaaaacaaaactttgAGGTTTAAGGGCATTTGGGTCACTGTACATCAAAGAATGAAGAGATAATTCCACAAAAGAGTCCAataactagagagagagagagacagagagagagcgcgcgcggCCACAATGGTCCCCGCACGCAcgcacaagagagagagaaagagagagagagagagagagtaatagtaatagtaatagtaatagtaatagTAACTGTAATTGTAATTGTAATTGTAATTGGCAAGGTTGATGAAAGCAAGGATTGTCGCCTCCTTTGTTCTCTTGCCTCTAAAATGACTCCGCTCcgctctcttctttcttctcgaATCCCTCcctcccccttctctctctctctctctctctctctctctctctctctcttgtgcgTTTTTCTCAACACTCTCACTCTAGTAATTGTTGAACCCCTTTTGTATCCCTTCTTATTTTCTCCTTTATTATAGCTATCTCGTTGGTTATGTTGTAGTtacgcgcacacacacacactctctcgtTTCAGCtgcaaatttttctaaaattttgggTGTGAGTTGCAGCAGGGATTTGGGCTGCCGAACCTCCAATTTAACacttcttttttccccctttccCAACTGGAGTATttgagggggtttttgaaaacaaaaaaaaaaaaaaaaggattgggTATGCAGTTTCTTTAAGCTCATCAGTCTATAGTTTTTGGAATTTCTTTTGTCTTCTGGgagtttgggtttagggttttactaTGCTTAGAATTGCAGTAGTAGCAGTCGCAGTAGCCCTCAACAGCCCCGGAACTAAACCCTCGTAGAGGGGTTTTAAACAACTTTCGAGGAATTCACTCACTGCAACCCACCCACCTCCGCCTCAGAATTTTCTGCGGCGGACGGATTCTGTATCTGGCGAAATTCAGCAATGTCTTCTTGTctcagcggcggcggccggacgtaCCGGCTCGACCTCGACATCGTGAAATCCTCCTCGGCCTTGTCGTCGGCGCCGGCGCGGTCTTCTgctgcctcttcctcttcttcttcttcttcttcctccgctTCTTCTTCTGTTCTCTCCGACTCCTCCAACTCGCCGCTGCTCGCCATCTCCATCAAGAAGCCGCGGGCGCCGCGCAAGCGGCCCAACCAGACCTACAACGAGGCGGCCGCCCTGCTGTCCACCGCCTACCCGACCGTCTTCCTCCCCTCCAAAGCCCTCTCCAAGCAGCCCAAGCCCCTCCTCCTTTctcactcctcctcctccaaattCCCCGACCCCTCCGCCGACCTCCTCCCCGCATTCCCCGTCCTCAGCAGCGACGCCGCCGCCTTCCTCATCCGCCGCCCCGCCGACCAGAAGCCCCTCCAGCCCGACGCCGCCGAGCAGCAGCCTACTCTGTCGTCCCCGACCAGCGCGGTCACCGCCGAGTTTAGGGACGGCGGCTGCAATTCGCCTGCTCTGAGTCCCGCCGTGAGCAATGAATTCCGGGACCCGCCCGATTCTCCGGCCTTCTCCAACGACGACTTCGACACGGAGTCCATTCTCgacgaggaggcggcggagcaaGGCATCGACGCCATAATGGGCAACCTTAGTATGAGCGCAAGCGCCAATGGTAATGAGAATGAGAATGAGAACGAGAACGAGAATGAGAATTCTCACTCCATCCCCAGCTGCGGCATCAATCCCTACATAAAGAGCCTCATGGGATTCGGATTGGGCAGTAAGTTTGAGCTCGGTCTCGGGTTCACCTACGGGCGGAGCATTCACCGCGCGCTGAGGCAGAGAGACGGCGGCTATCGGTGGAGCTCTCCGACGGTGCCTGTGAAGGACATATGCTCCAAATTTAAGGCCCCGACGTCCTCTtcgtcggcgccgccgccggaggtCAAGAAGAGTAAGAAGAAATCAAAGAAGGTAGAGAAAAAGCTGCTGGTGGATACAGACAgccctgcagcagcagcagcagcagcagcacacCCCGCCGCCACCGCAGATGCGGAACAAGCAGAGGTAGGGAGCAAAAGAGTTGCTTTGGGCCTCAAACTGAATCATGATGAGGTCCTCAAGGCGTGGTCCGACCGCGGGTCGATGTTCTCTTCCGACGGCCCCGACTCCCCGAATTCCTCGGCCGAAGCTCTCGTAAGTATTCAGATCTCTCCTCCGATCATCATCAGAGACCGAATTCCCGTTCCGGATTGATCTCTCTACAAAATCAGCGAGATAAGGCCTCAGTTAAATAATTCCCTTTTATTTAAGATAAATAATCCTAACTTCATcaggaggaagaaaaagaaacttttGAAGTTGTGTTGTCTGAGGTCTCCACCATACTCCCCTCCCTCATGTCGTGAGAACACAAACCCCAAAAtcattaacatatatatatatatatatatgattcctTTCCATTTCTTTAAGCTTCTCTTCTTCCTAGTTCTGTTACTTATCTCCTGATTAATGAATAatcgtaataataataatgataataataataataataatgtgggTGCAttttgaatgaatgaatgaatgaatgaatgaaatgGTGCAGGCTAAGTTAGCCGATATTGATCTGGTCCCGGAGAATGGGGCGGCGAGCGTGCTGAGGGAGGCGAGCGTGATGAGGTacaaggagaagaggaggagcagGCTCTTCGCGAAGAAGATCCGGTACCAGGTCCGCAAGGTGAACGCCGACTGCCGCCCTCGGATGAAGGCAAGTGTAAGATCTTATGTTACTTCTTCAGCTTCTCCTTTTCTACTGCTACTGttccattcatttttttttacctcctaatatttttctaaagTTTCCAAAATGTTTCAGCctttttgtcttctttttttttttttttttctcccctttcTTTTTCACATTCCCTGGGGAGGTACTgttgaaaacaaaaatttattgcTAGTTTCTAAACTTTCAGCcttttttaactttctttttcactttactGCAATTATCCTTTTCAcactttattataaatttattcttGAAAACTTAGTTTGCACATGAATCttactctcttttctcttttttcttttttttgagaaaaatgtggATTATTGGAGAGTGAATGTTGAAGAGTGGTGTTGACTGAAAGGTGAAAATTCTGTTTTTAAAAAGGCTGAAAGTTAGAACTATCAATAGTAGCatttcaaaaccaaaa contains the following coding sequences:
- the LOC109725939 gene encoding protein CHLOROPLAST IMPORT APPARATUS 2-like isoform X2, with the protein product MSSCLSGGGRTYRLDLDIVKSSSALSSAPARSSAASSSSSSSSSSASSSVLSDSSNSPLLAISIKKPRAPRKRPNQTYNEAAALLSTAYPTVFLPSKALSKQPKPLLLSHSSSSKFPDPSADLLPAFPVLSSDAAAFLIRRPADQKPLQPDAAEQQPTLSSPTSAVTAEFRDGGCNSPALSPAVSNEFRDPPDSPAFSNDDFDTESILDEEAAEQGIDAIMGNLSMSASANGNENENENENENENSHSIPSCGINPYIKSLMGFGLGSKFELGLGFTYGRSIHRALRQRDGGYRWSSPTVPVKDICSKFKAPTSSSSAPPPEVKKSKKKSKKVEKKLLVDTDSPAAAAAAAAHPAATADAEQAEVGSKRVALGLKLNHDEVLKAWSDRGSMFSSDGPDSPNSSAEALAKLADIDLVPENGAASVLREASVMRYKEKRRSRLFAKKIRYQVRKVNADCRPRMKGRFVRRPSLLQQAMEEES
- the LOC109725939 gene encoding protein CHLOROPLAST IMPORT APPARATUS 2-like isoform X1, with amino-acid sequence MSSCLSGGGRTYRLDLDIVKSSSALSSAPARSSAASSSSSSSSSSASSSVLSDSSNSPLLAISIKKPRAPRKRPNQTYNEAAALLSTAYPTVFLPSKALSKQPKPLLLSHSSSSKFPDPSADLLPAFPVLSSDAAAFLIRRPADQKPLQPDAAEQQPTLSSPTSAVTAEFRDGGCNSPALSPAVSNEFRDPPDSPAFSNDDFDTESILDEEAAEQGIDAIMGNLSMSASANGNENENENENENENSHSIPSCGINPYIKSLMGFGLGSKFELGLGFTYGRSIHRALRQRDGGYRWSSPTVPVKDICSKFKAPTSSSSAPPPEVKKSKKKSKKVEKKLLVDTDSPAAAAAAAAHPAATADAEQAEVGSKRVALGLKLNHDEVLKAWSDRGSMFSSDGPDSPNSSAEALAKLADIDLVPENGAASVLREASVMRYKEKRRSRLFAKKIRYQVRKVNADCRPRMKASGRFVRRPSLLQQAMEEES
- the LOC109725939 gene encoding protein CHLOROPLAST IMPORT APPARATUS 2-like isoform X3, producing the protein MSSCLSGGGRTYRLDLDIVKSSSALSSAPARSSAASSSSSSSSSSASSSVLSDSSNSPLLAISIKKPRAPRKRPNQTYNEAAALLSTAYPTVFLPSKALSKQPKPLLLSHSSSSKFPDPSADLLPAFPVLSSDAAAFLIRRPADQKPLQPDAAEQQPTLSSPTSAVTAEFRDGGCNSPALSPAVSNEFRDPPDSPAFSNDDFDTESILDEEAAEQGIDAIMGNLSMSASANGNENENENENENENSHSIPSCGINPYIKSLMGFGLGSKFELGLGFTYGRSIHRALRQRDGGYRWSSPTVPVKDICSKFKAPTSSSSAPPPEVKKSKKKSKKVEKKLLVDTDSPAAAAAAAAHPAATADAEQAEVGSKRVALGLKLNHDEVLKAWSDRGSMFSSDGPDSPNSSAEALAKLADIDLVPENGAASVLREASVMRYKEKRRSRLFAKKIRYQVRKVNADCRPRMKVC